TCGCTACGATTTCAAGGAGATCGATCTATGCCGCGATCGCAGATTTATGCGATGCAACAATGGCGCGATCGTGGTCTTTGCGATCCCAATACGCGAGTCGTCGAGCCGTCTCCGTATCGCCAGACAACTTGATCTCGTACGGAAACTGAGTCAGCACTTGACTCTTCTGCACCGAGAAGCGCATTCCTGAACTCGCAAGAGATTGAGCAAATTTCTGGGCTTGGCTAAACTTCTCAAAACCGAGATAACACACCTCAGACGATCGCGCATATCGTCGAAACGGAGTCCTCACACTTAAAACTCTAGTCGAGAGATACTGCCCAACCCGTCCACCGCCCATCGAGAAAAACCGACCTACTGGAACGACATCTTGCATGGAGAAGGGAGAATTCATTACTTCTCTATTGTAGTTACTATTCACTACATCTTGGGGTAGATTTTGGAGCGATCGCCGCCCCAAGCTGGATCGGTTCTTCCCTCGAAAAAGAATGGTATTTCTGTACTATGATATCGGATTTCAGTGAAATCGCCCAAATTTCTTGAAGAAACGTTAAGCTTTTCAAAAGAGTCAAGAAAGGCTGTGTAAAGCACGTAAGAAGCTTTACCTGTCACCTTGACTTCGCTCAGTATCGAACCTGAGATTAGGGATTAGCTTGCTTTGTCAATCCTTACTGATCACTATGGAATCGATTTAGAAACTTTAGCGATCGTTGAATTGATCCTGAAAATGCAAGTTAACGTATTAAGGGGTTTTCACATCCCGCACTTGATGTCTCTTACTAAGGAAACATTTTCATGACCGCAACACCCGTCCGTTTGAAGTACGAAGTCAAAGACCTTGCCCTTGCACCCGCAGGTAAACAGCGGATCGAATGGGCTGGGCGGGAAATGCCAGTGCTAAAGCAAATCCGCGATCGTTTCGCTCAAGAAAAACCGTTTGAAGGCATTCGACTCGTTGCGTGCTGTCACGTTACGACCGAGACTGCAAATCTCGCGATCGCCCTCAAAGCAGGCGGAGCCGATGCGATTCTGATTGCTAGCAACCCGCTTTCGACTCAAGACGACGTAGCTGCCAGCTTAGTTGCAGATTACGAAATCCCTGTTTTCGCAATCAAAGGCGAAGACAACGAAACCTATCATAAGCACGTCCAGATCGCTCTCGATCACCGTCCTAACATCATCATTGATGATGGCTGTGATGTGGTCGCAACCCTGGTGCAACAACGCAAACACCAAATTGAAGACTTGATTGGAACAACTGAAGAAACCACAACTGGAGTGGTTCGCTTGGAAGCCATGAACAAAGATGGTGCTTTGGCGTTCCCTGCCATCAACGTCAACGACGCAGAAACGAAGCACTTCTTCGATAACCGCTACGGAACCGGACAATCGACGCTCGACGGCATTATCCGCGCGACCAACATTCTCCTAGCAGGTAAGACGATCGTTGTGGCTGGATATGGCTGGTGCGGTAAAGGTACAGCGAATCGCGCTCGTGGTTTAGGCGCAAACGTCATCGTCACTGAGATCAGCCCGGTTGCTGCGATCGAGGCCGTGATGGATGGTTTCCAACTAATGCCGATGTCCGAAGCCGCTGCGAAGGGTGATATCTTCATCACCGTCACAGGCAACAAGCATGTGATTCGCGGGGAACACTTCGACGCGATGAAAGACGGCGCGATCGTCTGCAACTCTGGTCACTTTGACATCGAAATCGATCTCGAAGCGCTGAAAGAACGGGCAGCCGATGTGAAGACCGTTCGCAACTTCACCGAAGAGTACACGCTTAAATCGGGTAAATCAGTCGTTGTGCTGGGTGAAGGTCGCTTGGTGAACTTGGCAGCCGCAGAAGGACACCCAAGCGCTGTGATGGATATGAGCTTTGCGAACCAAGCTTTAGCCGCAGAGTATCTGGTCAAGAACAAAGGACAGTTAGAACCGGGTGTTTATCCGGTTCCAACCGAATTGGATCAAGAGATCGCACGGTTGAAACTGCAAGCGATGGGCTTCTCGATCGACAGTCTAACTTCTGACCAGATCGAGTACATCAACTCTTGGACTTCTGGAACCTAATTGCTCCAAATTATTTGATCTACATTTCAGGTAGGTAGCCTCATGCTACCTACCTTTTCTGTGTGAGCTTCACTGCTACGTAGCGCTTTAGAAGCGCTAGCAAAATAAAAGAGCGCTCTACTTCTTCAACCGTTATGTCACCGTTAAAGGAGTAGAGTGCCCTTATTAAATCAATTGGAGCTTAAGAAATAGCAGCCCCAGAAAATTATGGGTCGCCCGGGATTCGAACCCGAGACCAGTCGGTTAAAAGCCGAATGCTCTACCGCTGAGCTAGCGACCCGCGGATTTCGTAACCTTGCTTAATCTAACACACAAACTGGGTAAATTCCAAGCAAAACTGAATTTTTTTAGAGGACGATCGCGAAAGGACATCGGGGAGTACGGCTGTTCGATTCTGTTTAAATCCGAAACACAGCTTACTCCCCAATTCTCAACCCCGTTAGTTGTGAATCGCGTGTTCTTGCTCTAGCGATGCCATCCCAGGTTCAGGGGCACGTAGCTCTTCTTCGCGAATCGTCGGTTCTTTGCTGTAAACAGAATTAAGCAGAATGTTGATCACACCACTGGCTTCCGCTTGCTCGATCGCTTTGTGAGTAATGATTTCACCCACGTTCAGGATCACGTTGTCTTGACGATCAAGAATGACTCGATTCACCGGACGACCCAAAGCGTGTTCGACGCGATTGCGGTGGATTGCACTAGCGCTACGACCTTGGTATTCAGCGATGCGCTCCTTGAGGTCGTGCCACAGCGTTTTGGCATTTTCGCGGGCGATCGCAGCTTCCTCCTGGAAGATTGCAGCTTCTTGATGCAGTCGGCTCGATGCGATCGAGGAGTGATTTCGTAAGCGGGTACGGACGATCGCTAAAGAATCGTTTGTCGTACCACGAACCGCTTCGGTTGGATGCAATCCGACTGCATCTAGGAGCGCAGTTTCTCGGTTGGTGGCTTTGGCACGTTGGATCACGATATCGGTAACGATCTGACCGGGTGCAGCGATGATCGCACCACTGTCAGCGCGAATCATGCGATCGGCGCGTCGTCCTTTAGCTTGTTCGACTCCGAATCGAGCCGTCACCGTCGAGAAGGTTTCATTTGCTCTTTGAGTTAAGGTTTGAAATCCAGTCCGGGCGCGATCGCTGACTTCTTGAAATCCGGTTTGAACGCGCTCTCCCAATTCATGAAGCTGGCGGTTAGCGGGTGCAGTCAAGCTTCCCCCTGCGGCGCGGTAGAGGCTTTCTAGTTCGCCTGCGTAGCGAGCTGCTTCGGCAACGGTTAGGGTGATGACTTGATCTTTACCAATCAGCAGTTGTCCGTCATCGGTGTAGATATCGCGATCGACCGTCTTTCCAATCACATAGGCAAACTGCTCATCGGGATCGACAAGTTGATTTGTCATCGTTGTGGTGGCGCTGTGCGTTCCGTTTTCAAATCCATTCGAGACGGTGGTGGTCGCGGCTTGGAGTCTTGTATTTGCGGCTTCTGCGCTGCGTTGGAGCTGCTCCTGTGTCGATTGAGCTGCGGTTTGAATGCTTTGACCTGCCGCTTCTGAGCCTTCTTGAATGCGAGCCGATGCGCTTTGCATTGCACCCCGGATGCCGCCGACTTGTTCTTCCATCAGTTCCGCCGTTTCGGGGGGAACAAAAGTGACATCGCGACCGATGCGGATCGTCTGAGGTGCAGGAATAAACGATCGACCCGAATAAGCATCTGCAAAGATACCGCCCGACGTTTCGTAGCCTTCGATCGCGCCCGTTTGCTCGTCAAAGAACAGATCGACGACAGAGCCGAGATAGCGTCCGTCGGTGGTAACAATGCGGGTGCCTTTGAGAATAATATTGCGACGAAATACCCGATGAATTCGCTCATCGTGGTGTGTAGAAATGATCGCTTCTTTAGTTGGAATGATTAGAGTGTCGCTTCCAAATGCGGAAATTGCTTCAAGCGGAACGACTTTTGCTGAATGAAATAAACCTGATTCTTGAACTAGAATCCCTAATAATTGATTGGTGTCTTGATCAAAGATGAGGTCTTGAACTCGTGCCACGCGCTTGCCAGTATCAAAGGCAAGAATTGTTCTGCCGATGATGTCACTTCCTTTTCTCATGATGCCCTCTTATTAAAGCTTGGATGTAATTGATAAAAATTCAGCAAGTTATCTTGCGTCAAAGTCGTTATTTTGATCGATCGGATAAGGCACAGTACGACCAAATCCGGGAACAACATTCATATATCCGTAGTATTCAAGTGAGACTCCAAGGGCAGCGGCAGCGAGAATAATCAGCGCGATCGCGGGAGTCGGATTTGAGCGTTTCCCAACTAGGCGTGGCATATTAATTTCCAGTAAATGAATTACAAAAATAGAACAGCAGATTTGAGGCGATTAGCGATTCCTGAACTTATCGTTCCGCTAATAATCAAACTGTAGATTTTTGTGAATTTATTGCCATCAATCTACCGATGTAATTCAGGTGAAGGATTAATCCTTATTTGATTTCTGAAGATGGTTTGTTTGGCGATCGTTCTTACAACAACACCCCACTCCCCACTTCACAACTGATTCAGGATCGCTACAGATAAAACGACTGGCTTCTACAACAGCTTCAATTGCGTCTGCCCGACTTCCATTTCTCCAGCATCCGATTCAATATAAAACTCTTCCTCTGCTAGTAACGCTTTTGCCGCTTCTAAAATCGGTTCAGCTAACAGTTTCAAGTCTTCGCGATTGGCTAAATAGGCTCTGAGGGCATCTAAAGGCTCGATCGCACTTCCGACCCCTAATTCCGGTAAGCGCGATCGTGACATCTGACTGAGCAATCCTGCCTGAATCGTGTAGGTGTGCGCGATCGATAAAACAGTGTGCAAGTCGGAATCATCGATCAAATCAATCTGCTCAGGACGAACTTGGTAAATGACGCGAACGACGGCATCTTCAATCGGCTTATTCTCGATCGCCGCCAGTAACTCTGAATGGGGATCGTCCGACTCGGTTAAATCGAGTTCGATCGTGCAGAATGAGCGCACAGGCAGCGGGCAGAATTCGAGCGTGGTCGAACCGCGCTCGACTTTCACCAGAGCATAGCCTTTCTCCTCATGTTCCTCGCTAAAATCAACGCGCTCGATACTGCCGGGATAAACCACAAGCGGATCTTCTGACAAAATTTGATGTCGATGCACATGACCTAAAGCCACATAATCGAACGCATCGCGAGTTAAAAATTCTAATGGAATTGTGAACCCTTTACCAACGGCTAGAAATCGCTCTGCGCCATAGCTTGCGGCATCCACCATCAAATGCGCCAGCAATACGGTTGGAATTGTGGGATCGAGCCGACGGATTTCACCTTCCATTGCCGCTCGTAATCGATCGAGCAGTAAATGCCCTACTTCCGACATTGATAACCCTTCGGTTTCAGGGCGAGTTAACAACGTCGATCGCGTCAACCAAGGTAAGGTAATCACTTGAATGTCACCGTTCCGGGTTTGGATGCGATGCGTTTCTAATCGATCGCCCACAACCACGTGAGGGACACCCAGCGTTCGATAAATACACAAACTTGCACCGCCCGCGCCTTGAGAATGCTGATCGTGATTTCCAACTAAGAGAACAACAGGAATTCCTAAATCGGCAAGGCGGCGAAACTGTCCCGCAAAGGCTTGCTGAATGTAGGGGGGCGGAGTTGCATCCGGGAACGCATCGCCGCCAAATAGCACTAAATCCACGGGTTCAGAAATGGCGCGATCGATACATTTTCCTAAAGTAGCGACAAAATCTTCCAGTCGCGTATTCAATCCAGTTTCGGGATTAATCTTGCCGTGAGCAAACCCGCTACCGAGATGAATATCCGACAAATGAAGAATCTTGATCATAAATTTAGCGAGTCATACCACTGCGAATAATTGTACTAAACACGCGGTCAGGCAGCACCTTTCTCAATGTGAGGAAAAGGCGACCGACACGATCGCTCCCATACCGCAATCGTCGCGAATCATCGGTTGCTGCTCGGTAGATCGTTTCTGCCACAACTTCTGCGGGTTCCCCTTGTTCACCTGCCCGTTTCAGATTTGCCAAAACTCGATTGACAAACTCGTCATAAGCAGTGATTTCGGATCGGGCAATGTCGGGAGAGCGATCGAAGAAATCGGTTTTGATCGGACCGGGTTCAACTAACTTGACGCGGATGTTAAACGGCTCTAATTCGTATTGCAGCCCTTCAGAAAAGCCCTCAACCGCCCATTTGCTGGAGTTGTACATTGTGTAGGTCGGAAACGATATTCGACCCGCGATCGACGTGATGTTTACAATGATTCCCGATCGCCGTTCTCGAAAATGCGGTAGTACGGCTCTGGTAACTTCCATCAGTCCAAACACATTCGTATCGAACTGTTTGCGAATCTGCTCCGGTGAACAATTCTCGAATGCTCCGATCAATCCATAACCTGCATTGTTGACCAAAACATCGATCGCGCCAAATTGGGACAAGGATTGAGCGATCGCGCTTTGAATTGAATCTCGATCGGTGACATCAAGCCGGAGTGGATGAATGTTTTCGGTGAGCCAATCGGCTTTTTCGGGAGTTCGCATCGTTGCAATCACTGTCCAGCCTTTTTGCGCGAACAGTAAAGCGGTCGATCGACCAATTCCCGTTGATGCGCCTGTAATTAAAACCGTTTTCGTCATAATATCGGGGGATGATTTGGCACGCAGTCATGAAACTTATTCTGTACAGTAAGCCCGGATGCCATCTGTGTGAAGGGTTGCAGGAGAAATTAGAGCAAATCCACAGCTTTTCGTTTGAACTCGAAATTCGGGATATCACGACCCGCGACGATTGGTTTCAGGCGTATCAATACGAAATCCCGGTTTTGTATTTTGAGGATAAAATGCTGCCACGTCTTTCTCCACGATCGACCGTTCAACAAGTGGAATCTATGTTACAGAAATATATGTCATCAAACGCTTAAAACGTAGGCGAAGCTCGATTGGGCAAGGAGTTATCGATGCAGCTTAAAGAATTATTAGCCAAGCTTCCGAACATGGGCGAGATTCCGAATCATCCCGCGCTCAATGCTGAAGTCAAACGGTTAACCACGAATTCGCTTTCCTGTCAGATGGGCGATTTGTTTATCGGAATGCCGGGGACTCGTGTGGACGGAGGAGATTTTTGGCAAAGCGCGATCGCGGCAGGTGCGATCGCGGCGATCGTGTCTCCGCAAGCTGCGAGTCGGGCGATGGGCGATCCGGCGTTTCAGTCCGAACCGCCGCCGCTCGTGATTCCGGCGATCGA
This window of the Cyanobacteria bacterium FACHB-DQ100 genome carries:
- a CDS encoding SDR family oxidoreductase, translated to MTKTVLITGASTGIGRSTALLFAQKGWTVIATMRTPEKADWLTENIHPLRLDVTDRDSIQSAIAQSLSQFGAIDVLVNNAGYGLIGAFENCSPEQIRKQFDTNVFGLMEVTRAVLPHFRERRSGIIVNITSIAGRISFPTYTMYNSSKWAVEGFSEGLQYELEPFNIRVKLVEPGPIKTDFFDRSPDIARSEITAYDEFVNRVLANLKRAGEQGEPAEVVAETIYRAATDDSRRLRYGSDRVGRLFLTLRKVLPDRVFSTIIRSGMTR
- a CDS encoding glutaredoxin family protein; translation: MKLILYSKPGCHLCEGLQEKLEQIHSFSFELEIRDITTRDDWFQAYQYEIPVLYFEDKMLPRLSPRSTVQQVESMLQKYMSSNA
- a CDS encoding PRC-barrel domain-containing protein, whose translation is MRKGSDIIGRTILAFDTGKRVARVQDLIFDQDTNQLLGILVQESGLFHSAKVVPLEAISAFGSDTLIIPTKEAIISTHHDERIHRVFRRNIILKGTRIVTTDGRYLGSVVDLFFDEQTGAIEGYETSGGIFADAYSGRSFIPAPQTIRIGRDVTFVPPETAELMEEQVGGIRGAMQSASARIQEGSEAAGQSIQTAAQSTQEQLQRSAEAANTRLQAATTTVSNGFENGTHSATTTMTNQLVDPDEQFAYVIGKTVDRDIYTDDGQLLIGKDQVITLTVAEAARYAGELESLYRAAGGSLTAPANRQLHELGERVQTGFQEVSDRARTGFQTLTQRANETFSTVTARFGVEQAKGRRADRMIRADSGAIIAAPGQIVTDIVIQRAKATNRETALLDAVGLHPTEAVRGTTNDSLAIVRTRLRNHSSIASSRLHQEAAIFQEEAAIARENAKTLWHDLKERIAEYQGRSASAIHRNRVEHALGRPVNRVILDRQDNVILNVGEIITHKAIEQAEASGVINILLNSVYSKEPTIREEELRAPEPGMASLEQEHAIHN
- the sbcD gene encoding exonuclease subunit SbcD, whose translation is MIKILHLSDIHLGSGFAHGKINPETGLNTRLEDFVATLGKCIDRAISEPVDLVLFGGDAFPDATPPPYIQQAFAGQFRRLADLGIPVVLLVGNHDQHSQGAGGASLCIYRTLGVPHVVVGDRLETHRIQTRNGDIQVITLPWLTRSTLLTRPETEGLSMSEVGHLLLDRLRAAMEGEIRRLDPTIPTVLLAHLMVDAASYGAERFLAVGKGFTIPLEFLTRDAFDYVALGHVHRHQILSEDPLVVYPGSIERVDFSEEHEEKGYALVKVERGSTTLEFCPLPVRSFCTIELDLTESDDPHSELLAAIENKPIEDAVVRVIYQVRPEQIDLIDDSDLHTVLSIAHTYTIQAGLLSQMSRSRLPELGVGSAIEPLDALRAYLANREDLKLLAEPILEAAKALLAEEEFYIESDAGEMEVGQTQLKLL
- a CDS encoding adenosylhomocysteinase gives rise to the protein MTATPVRLKYEVKDLALAPAGKQRIEWAGREMPVLKQIRDRFAQEKPFEGIRLVACCHVTTETANLAIALKAGGADAILIASNPLSTQDDVAASLVADYEIPVFAIKGEDNETYHKHVQIALDHRPNIIIDDGCDVVATLVQQRKHQIEDLIGTTEETTTGVVRLEAMNKDGALAFPAINVNDAETKHFFDNRYGTGQSTLDGIIRATNILLAGKTIVVAGYGWCGKGTANRARGLGANVIVTEISPVAAIEAVMDGFQLMPMSEAAAKGDIFITVTGNKHVIRGEHFDAMKDGAIVCNSGHFDIEIDLEALKERAADVKTVRNFTEEYTLKSGKSVVVLGEGRLVNLAAAEGHPSAVMDMSFANQALAAEYLVKNKGQLEPGVYPVPTELDQEIARLKLQAMGFSIDSLTSDQIEYINSWTSGT